Below is a genomic region from Anguilla anguilla isolate fAngAng1 chromosome 18, fAngAng1.pri, whole genome shotgun sequence.
TAGAATGTGGCCTGGTTTCCTGAATGTGTCAGATACAGGTGTGTGCATCCTGCATATGCAACTCGCGTTGTGTACTTGTTTGAGTTGGCAGTTGAAAGTGGGTTAATGTTTGCACACCATTTCCTGATTCTTAGTTTAGATCAGAGAGATTTACCTGAAGGCAACTGAAATAAGCAGAGCCAGGCATTCTTGCTATGAACAGAATCCCCATTCGTGAGAGCTGGTTCCGTGATTGCTCATTGGGAGTGGAATGAGAATGGTGTGCTAGGACTTTTTCACGTGCGAGAAATTGGCACCTGTTCAGGTGTTAGAACACACAAGCTACTTAGATAACGACAGACAAAACTAGAGTGGAGGATGTTATATAATGTTATTTAAGGGTTCTTTTTAAATACTATGACCCTGGGCTCTCCCTTTATATTTCAGAATAGTATtcttgtttcattatttatttcataagaCCAATGCCCTTACTCAGAGTATTTGccaagaaaatcatttttattttgtacctTACATAATCTGTATCCCATTTGAGAAATCTATAAAGCTTGCCCACTGTTCCACTGTTCTTCTGGTTTGTTTTGGCCCCTGAAAGCAAAAGCAGAGACAGATCTAAACATTAGTTTCCACAGTTCTGCCCTATACCAAGTCATACTATGAAACGGATTTAGGGCAGGACATTAGTCAAATGATTTCAGCTTTCCTTATCCAATGTGAATTACACATCTTAGCCTTTAGATAAAATCCTTATAACTTTATGCCTTTAAAGAGCCAACTCAAGTTAAATAGTTTGCTTGAAAGTACACCAGCAGTGGCCCATCTACTGTAGGATTCAAACCTTCAGCATTTTGGCTCTTTGAGTCTTAGTGCCTAAAATTGTATGCAGCTTTTTCCCTGGGTTTTAACATAAGGTATTTATTTTAGCAGCATAAGTTTGATGTTTAAATTACAAAACTATGAGAtaatatatttgtacatttgaaTTCCTCCTACAGCTTCAATGTTACTGTATTTTAGTTTGTGAatactatataaatacagtaaagctcaaaatttgaatttgttttgaatttaattCTAAATAATTACTGACCTTTCAATCCataaatctaaaacaaataaattaattaattaaaaataggCCACTGAGGCCCCCCTGTGGCCACCATTTGGAAGAGTGAGAAAGTAGCTGTGCAGAAGGAAGCAAACTAGttgtaaaaatgacagcaccCTCGAGACATTTCAGTTAGGTCAGCCTTCTCAGTAAAATAGACAAATCCATGGCGCAGTCAGTAATGAGTCTGGACTTTGTTTCAGTGATTATCAGgataatatgaataaaaaacattcatgaataatatgaataattttaaaacgTACATTACACAAAGCTAGCTTGTCAAACTAGCTCATTCACAGCACCTGAATGGACACAGTTATGGTTACTAATCCATCAGATCTGTTTCTTGAATTCTACTTTTCATATTAAAGAAAATGGTGGTATTGTGGGTATAGATAGTAAATATGAGTAAACTGGAGTTTGAGCAAGAGCTTAAGGATTAaaatagtcattttaaaatcctagaaaaaaaaccctctgaTTTATTTAGGCTGATGTATATAGGGAGTTAAAAACTGAATTCTGTGAACAGAATCCTAAACCTGTGTTCAACTGTTAGGCAAAACATGCCAGTTTAAGCAGGGCTCGCCTACAAACAGCAGATTATTTTACATGCCTAAgtaatgcaattcattttttagcatttaaaaaaatgatatagcAGCTTCAGGCTCAGTTTGAATGTACATTCTTGGACTACTCTTAATTGTGTCTTGTCCGCAGAAAAACATTGACTGAAATCCCTCCTCTGTCAGCTAACAGTTAAATATTGTCTTTCTGAGAACGTATGTGGTAACaatgacataaaataatttctgtgtAGCATACTCTGTGGACAATCACAGACAACATAGACATGCAACAAACCGCATGTGAGTTCAGACAATGCTGACAGTAGCTAACTTGCAGGCTCGGCCAAGGGCATCTGAGTTCAGCTCatagagtatgtgtgtgtgtgtgtagcccatagagacagaatgtgtgtgtgtgtgtgtgtgtgtgtgtttattttgaagtCTTGGTCAGTTCCTTTGTGCACTGGCATGAATGCTATATGCCTTCATAGGGGTACATGAGCCCTGAGGACAGTGGGTGTTGCTGTGAACACGTAGGCTATGTCCTACACCACCTTTTACTCAGGTCACATTACATTGGCCGTGTGGAATCTTTCGTGGACCTGTATGTAGATTAGAAAACTTCACGATGTGTACAGAAGGAAAAGGATATCACCTTTGATTTTCGCAGCCTAATGACAACAGTCCTAACAGGCATGTCCCTCACTGACAGAGGTGAACTTTATTTCTCAAAGATAATGACATCATTCCAGATGTCTCCAGGTGTTCACCATCAGTCTTTAAAATATTTCGAACACACCCCAAATAGCACGTCTGCTCCTGTAGCCTATTTACTACAGAACAAGTTGGAGTGTTCTTGTTTAATCCTTCACTTGGAGTCATAATCAAGCCCTTTCCAAAAAACTGTTCTGCTTTGATGAATAAATTGGCAGGACAAACACGAAATAGGCTACTGGTGGTGTGATTCAGGCGCCGGAAGCACTTAATCATTCTGTTTTCTGGGGCATACTTTTGCAGTGTGTCGTTTATGCTTCATGAGTCATGACATCGTAATAATTTATCATAACATTATCAATGAATTACTACGTTCTTATGCAAGACTGTACATACATCTAGAACACCGATTGCACTTTTTAACAAATAAGAACAAACCGACCGCGCACCACCTAAACGCTGGGAAAACTCGCTTTCCCACAAGGCATGGCGGGATATTGTGACTTGTTTCCGATCAGCTTCCACGTTGTTATATTTGCCGGTCTTTGAAACTTCAAGCTTTGTAACAGTCCAGTTTCTGGGGCACAATGGCCAGTAACGGTATAAAGGCAATACTGTTTGATTTGGACAACACACTAATAGACACAGCTGGTGCCAGCAGAATAGCGATTCAAAAAGTAAGTGCAGAGCAAGTCAAGACAAGTTGCCGGGTAGCTTCATCGATAGCCAGTAGCTAAATGCTGCGCCTCTTTAATAATTGTTAACCGATacatgaatgagtgaatgtatTAGCTAGTATCTAGCTTGAACGTAGTTTGAACGTCTGTTAACTCGTGAATAAGTTTCTTGAAAATTGGCTAGATTAGAAATGTGCAGTAATCTTAATAGAAAAGAATTCATATGCTTTTTGTCAATTCTCAGTTATGGTTCATTGCTAGCGAATAGGGTTATCAGATCGTTTTAATTTTATACCGACGTAAAGCCATCTTTGTGTCAAAGATGTGGAAATCAGTGCAGTCAAAATAGAAGCCAACTCTAGTAGTTAATTGTTCATCTTTCATAGTGGTTGTTCTGTGCTTATACGTTACTTCTGGCAAAGTAGGCCACAGTACTCTGGCAAAGTGTTCACACAGTACCTTGCAGTCCTCTCCCAAGTATACCATTCCACGTCACTTTTCTGGTGGAATAAATGTAAAGATAGTGCTAGAAAGCAATGTTTTCCATCCCCTTTGAAAAGCTAATTCTTGTCCCACTAATAAGTGGGATAACAGAATTGTTCACCAGTGCTTGTTGGTGAAATCGTGATCTATTCACAAAATGTCACAGGTAGAGGCACTTCTCAGAACTAAATTTGGGCAGGACGACATCCTCAAAATCTGCAAGGGCTTCGAGctgaagctgctgcaggagACGTACAATGCCACAGGCGGCGCGTCGATCGACCAGGTGAGAGCGACGCACTGGGAAGAGGCCATCcgggaggcggggggcggggaccCGGGGGGCACCTTGGCGGCCGAGTGCTACTCTCTGTGGAAGAGCACGCGCCTGGAGCGGCTGGCCATCCCGGGCCCGGTCCGGGCTCTGCTGGAGGACCTGCGCGGGACCCACAAGCTGCTCCTGCTGACCAACGGGGTGACGCAGCCGCAGTGGGAGAAGATCCGGGCGGTGCGCTGTGAGGAGCTGTTCCACGccgtggtggtggggggggagcacgCCGAGGAGAAGCCGGCCCCCTCCATATTCCAGCACTGCTTCAGCCTGCTGGGGGTGGGGCCGCGGGACTGCGTGATGGTGGGCGACTCCCTCGACACCGACGTGCTGGGCGGAGTCAACGCCGGCGTCCGAGCAACCGTGTGGGTGAACCCCAGTGGCACGGACATACCCGCCGGAGTGTCCGTCAAGCCGGATTACACCATCGCCACGGTGCTCGAGTTACCCACAATACTCTCCACCTTGAAATGACACCTATTTTTTAATAGGAATCAAAGTGATAGAGTTCGTGAACCAAATAATGGGCATTTCCAATTTCTGGTGATCTGGggtttccattttatttgctccAGCCTTTACTGTTCAAGTTTGTTTATTAGCTTTAACTGGACTGGGATGTTGTGGAATTTAAGATTTAATATTGCATAGAAAAACCTGCGCTCAAATGCGTTACTGGAGGAAGGAtatttcatgcatattttaagaCTTGGGTCATAAATACTTCATGAGAAACTTGCGAGACTATTGCCAATTTTTAGGTGTTTTTGGCACCTGCAGGTGCCTGTTCTAAAGCAGGAAATATCCTTCCTCCATAGGGAAAATCAAGGTATCGTCAATGCAATTCTGTCAACATTCACTCTGGATGTCCTTGAAgggaatatttaaaatattttattgatcaTATATAAAACTAATTTACTGATTAAACAAGGTTAAATGGGACCTTTCAGTTCCCCCATGAAAATGAGACGCAAATCTCAGTGGTGCTCTATCCAGGATAAATGAgggataaataaaaattaatggtGGGACCAAAGAACTGAGAACTGAATTTTTTCCACagcgttctcccccccccccccccccaaggtgtCAGTTTATGACAAAAGTGAACCATTAAACAAAATAGAGAATTTAGTCCTGAGCTGAATTCTAGACTGATAGGTATAGTCCTGCTTTGCGGTTTCTTTTCAGATCATGAAGACATTGGCTTCAGCATGTTTGCCCCTGTGCACTGTATCTATACTGCTAAAATTCCTCCTGTTGTAATTCTAGTGTAACCCTGCTTCTGTGGTCTAAACAGGAGAGGTAAGGCCCCCTTAGGCAGTAGGCCATCATGGTGATTGGGGTAGTTTATGGTATTTATTACGTTATTTGCAGACTCTACACCTTTATAGGCTGGATCTTTTACTAAAGCACTTTTTGCTTAACGACAAAATGGCAGTGTCCCATGTGAGATTTGAACCTGGAACCCCCGAGTTTCAAGTCCAGTGAGTTTTGGTTTTAATGTGGAGTGTATGGAGTAGAGCACATACCAAGCAGGAGAGatgcaattaaaaatacatcagaaatattttattacaaatgaaaataccaTTTTCTCTGCAGCAATCAACCCTACACTGAATCCATCTTCAAAGTCATGGGTCCCTTTTGCTGCGTATCCAGCTTGAAACATTTCATAAGGGTATTACAAATCCTGCTAGTTTCATTACACATGAAGGTTCTGCGTGTTCACTGGACTGATAGGGGGATTGGGGAGTGGTTTATGCAGAGCACCCTCCCACCTCCGGAACACCCACAGACACCGAGCAACAGTACCCAGAAGCTGCTGAGTGGCGGGGGTGGACGGGGGCTACTTGATATCCAGTTTGAC
It encodes:
- the nanp gene encoding N-acylneuraminate-9-phosphatase; the encoded protein is MASNGIKAILFDLDNTLIDTAGASRIAIQKVEALLRTKFGQDDILKICKGFELKLLQETYNATGGASIDQVRATHWEEAIREAGGGDPGGTLAAECYSLWKSTRLERLAIPGPVRALLEDLRGTHKLLLLTNGVTQPQWEKIRAVRCEELFHAVVVGGEHAEEKPAPSIFQHCFSLLGVGPRDCVMVGDSLDTDVLGGVNAGVRATVWVNPSGTDIPAGVSVKPDYTIATVLELPTILSTLK